CCAGCTCCATCGAAccgtgagagggtgtccgccctcgttcgtgcctcaccgggaaagccctggagtgggctaACGCCGTGTggagatgcggcgttggaccagtttgaggagttcaccctcCATTTCCGGGCAGTCTTTGACCACCCACCTGAGGGTAGAGCAGCGGGTGAGTGCCTCTATCCTCTGAGGCAGGAGGAGCACCCAGGCGCCcaacgaggagcgcccaggatttcgccctggagtttaggaccctggctgctggcgcgggatggaacaacagggccctgatcgatcatCACCGCTGCAGTCTACGTGAGGCCCTCCGTTGGGAGCCTTAGATAGTTGACCATTAGGGTCAGAGTTGATTAGGGAGGTTACCTTAGCTTGTCCCACTCTTTCTTGGCcgcagagggctctcacggggtggtcgcaagAGCACTCAGGtcggtgtttaggggtttccgttggtgcacCTAAGGTGGAGaatccagaccaggtctccaccgtgcgcattccccctgaaaatgccgatttggctctcgccttctctaaaaagaaggcgactcaattaccacctcatcgaaggggggattgtgcgatagatctcctggtagacgctgcacttcccaggagtcacatgtatcccctctcacaggtggagacggaggctatggaaacatatgtcactgaatccctgcgtcaggggtacattcggtcctccacttcacccgcctcctttattttttgttaagaaggagggaggtctgcgtccgtgtatTGACAACAGGGGTTTaaatcagatcactgtgaggtatagttacctactaccgctcatagccacagcgatagagtcaatgcacggggcgtgcttcttcaccaaactagatctcaggagcgcttacaacctggtgcgtatttgagagggagacaagtggaagacggctttcagcaccacctctgggcactatgagtaccttaacatgccgtacgggttgatgaatgagccatcagtttccaatcatttgtagacaagattttcagggacttgcacaggcagggtgtagtggtgtatattgatgacattttgatatactccgctacacacgccgagcatgtgtccctatTGCGCAGAGTGCTTGGTCGCTTGTTGTAGCATGACCTGTacatcaaggctgagaaatgcctgttcttccaacagtccgtctccttcctagagtatcgcatttccacatcaggggtggagatggagagtgacctcattgcagccgtgcgtaattggctgaCTCCCACCACgataaaggaggtgcagcgattcTTAGGGTtttccaactactaccggaggtttatccggggttttggtcaggtagcggctcccattacttcactgctgaaggggggtccgGTGCGGCTCCCATTacttcactgctgaaggggggtccggtgcgcttgcagtggacagctgaggcggacagggctttcagtcacctgagggctctgtttacctcggctcccgtgctggcccatccggatccctctttggcgttcatagtggaggtggactcatccgaggctgggataggagctgtgctctctcagcgctcgggtacgccaccgaagctccgcccttgtgccttcttctcgaggaggctcagcccggcggagcgaaactatgacgtgggggaccgggagttgttggctgtcgtcaaggccttgaaggcgtggagacattggcttgagggggctaaacacccttttctcatctggactgaccactgcaatctggagtacatccaggcgacgaggagactgaacccttgccaggcaaggtgggccatgtttttcacctgttttgtgtttaccctttcttacagaccaggctctcagaatgttaaggcagacgcattgtccgggctgtatgacacagaggagcggcccatggatcccactcccatactccccgccTCTTGCTTGGaggcgccggtagtgtgggatCTGGACGCGGACATGGAGCGGGTCATCACGTGCAGAGCCTGCTCCCCCTCAGTGTCTAGCTGGGCACCTCTACATTCCGTCTGGTGTCCTCGaccggctgatctattgggcccacacgtcaccctcctctggtcatcctagGATCGGCcggacggtgcgctgtcttagtgggaagtactgatggcccactttggctaaggatgtgagggtttatgtttcctcctgctcggtgtgtgcccagtgtaaggctcctaggtacctgcccagaggtaagctacaacccttacccgttccacaattgccgtggtcgcacctgtcggtggatttcataaccgatcttccaccttcacagggtaacaccacgatcctggtcgttgtggatagttttctaagtcctgtcgtctcctccctttgcccggactccctacggccctacagactgcggaggccctgtttattCACGTCtttcggcactacggggtgccttaggaaatagtgtctgatcggggtctcCAGTTCACGTtgagggtctggagggcgttcaaggatgtctgggggtctcggtcagccttacctcaggttttcaccccgagagtaacatattggggctcccgagtggcgcagcggtctaaggcactgcatctcagtgtaagaggcgtcactacagtccctggttcgaatccaggctgtatcacatccggctgtgattgggagtcccatagggcggcgcacaattggcccagcgtcgtccggggtaggccgtcattgtaagtaagaacttgttcttaactgacttgcctagttaagtaaaatatatattttgcctccaatgtttattgaaaacataactCCGTTTCCACAATGAATACTTGTTGTCTCttaaatacattgttacagttgttggttggttggttagctctgtcaaaacacctcaaaataagacatggtatcaaggggctgtatcacaactggccgttaTTGGGCATCCAATAGGGCGGCACCCCATTGGCccggcgtcgtctgggtttggctggggtaggccgccactgtaaataagaatttgttcttaactgacttgcctagttaaataaaggtgaaataaaaattctATACAAAAATCAAGAACAAGATCAAAGGAGTTGAAACGAGCCACTTATGATTCCCCACATAATAGTTTATTGTCATTGTTGCTATCAGTCTGGctatccagaatcacaacaacacaacgTGCTGACTTCTGCCCCATGGAAGCACACACATAATTTTCGTGATGTCGTCAGTTAACCAATCTATGCAAAGGTACAGTGAAACTGTTCTGGCTTGGTGGCCCAAAgacctattaagacactttatgttggtgtttccttttcTTGGCAGCTAATGAATCCATGAACTGGAAAATGACAATTATTTTCCAGAAACATTATTGTTATTTCATTTGCACAATTTAAGCATATTTGCCCCAATCCCTGAGTAAAAGTATGATGTTCACTCACTAGTATGGACTTCAGGACCTACCTTGGTAGTAGCCATGAACAGAGTGAAAAGACAGATGAGGGTGCTCTTGGACACGGGAAGTAAGTGTGCCTCCTGAAGTGTAAACAGAATGGCTCCATACAGACTGGCTTTAGTAGGGCTGGAGAGGGAACATTTTAAGAAAATAAAGCAAAGTCACAACTTCTCTTGATTAAAAAAACTATCCATTATTATCCATTGGTCAGCTTTAAGAGGGATAGTTCAGCCCAAATTACAAGTGTTTGATattttatagatacctagagagTCAGTCAATGCATTTGAATGCCTTCAAATCAAGTTGTTGAAATACCTGATACCTTCAGGAGTAATAGATGGAAATATCAATATCAGGTTATTTGCTGTAATAGAAAAAAAAGTTCTTAAAAAACTAGAGCTGGAATAACCTGAGCCGCCCTGAAACAGCTTAGGTTACTAACAACCAGACATCTAAAATAAATCTCTCATGAGAGGAGGCGGCAACACATATCGGCGGCTGACATAAACCACAGAGCTGTAAGGGAAACCAACTCACAATGACATGTTGAGGATTTCATTGGTGTCGGGGCTCCACACACCACGAAGCAGTTGCTCAAAATTGGAAATGAGAGCTACTCCTGACCCTGAGAGATATAAATAGAAGGTACAAATAATTAGGACAAAGGTCTGTATCTCGCTTCACTGGTCTTATCTTCGTTTTGCCTTCCTCCCTCTGCAAAATGAACACACACAAGGAAAGGCCTACAGGTCGCAGCTGTAGCAATGGGGGGAAGGGCAGTGAGACACCAACCTTTGACGTAGCCGATGATGACCATGATGAGGAAGCCGTTATGGTAGGCATGATGGGCATGGTGCACGCCGGCTGCAATTTTACGAGCACGGACAACCTCCTTTAAGGCTACCAGCACAAGCTTTACAGGCAGGAAAGCCACACATTTGTAGAACAGGTTCAGTGGGCAAAAAAAGATGAGGTACCTGTTGTTACATTTTAGTGAACAAGAAACAAAAGAGTACATATTTAATGTTGAGGTGGTGGTTTGGTTACTTaacaataacattttaaaaataatttcaaaATATTTTCTATCGAATTGAATTTGACCTATTTCAACAATCCTAGGCATATACAGACATCGTTTTTGCAGTTTCTCAAGCAAAAACTAAACCAATGATGAAGATTAGAACATTAACAATTTAAAGATCTTACCAAATAATGGAGGCTAGGAGGATGTGGCTGTTGTATTGAAAATAGTCCAGGGGGCAACCTCCGAGCAAAACGTCTGCTAAGATGTAGCTCGCAAAGCAATAGAGCATGGCACAAAGCCAAGAGGCCACAGGGCTCTTGCGAGCGACCTCCACTGACCCTGCAGAAGAATAACAATTTAGATATTTTCTTCACGTGAAGCCAGATTATACATCGGGAACACTCATAGTAACTTTCATAAATAATCCATTATAAATCACTATAAGTGTTTATAAACGCTTCATAAATTATTTGAAATGTAATAAATACTCGTGATTTGTAATGCTGATAATGCTTACAAATGTTTCTAAATGTTAGTAAAGAAGCACACATTTATTCATAGTTTATCAATTGTTCCTTAATGCTTATTCATGACTGTTTTATGGCTTATCCGCACCGCCAAAGCTgacactctctcctctgttctcctccttctAGATCTATCCAATGCTTTCGACACTATGAagcatcagatcctcctctccaccctcttagggctgggcgtctcaggctctccacactcttggattgcagcctacctggcaggccgctcctaccaggtgacgtgaGGAGGATCAGTGTCTGCACCACGAACTCTCAATACtagtgtcccccagggctcagttttaggccctctcctctatacaccaagtcataGCCTCACATGGCCACTCCTAtgattgctatgcggatgacattCAACTATTTTCTTCtcacacccaggtggcgacacgcatctctgtgtgcctggcagatatctcagcttggatgaaAGGCCCACTGCTGAGCCCAGTTAAAGCTATTCGCTGTCCTGGCAcaccaatggtggaaccagcttccccctgaagctaggacagaagagtccctgcccatcttctgaaaacatacctcttcaaagagtatcttaaataatccacagcatgtttttctttttttgtcatttacagtagtgagtacatacattttcctactttttttgtactggtcccctgtgggaattaaacccacaaccctggcactGTAAGcacaatgctctaccaactgagctacacaggacaCTCGCTGATAGCTACTtaattgagggaaaatgtactaaCTATGacagagatatgtggttgtcccacctagctatcttaagatgaatgcactaactgtaagtagctctggataacggcgtctgctaaatgacaaaaatgtcaatgtaaatcaaagttattataaagtgttacGGTGTGTGTACTATTATCTTTTGGTTGGTTATTCCTTAGCTCTCATCCCCATATCACATGTCTACCAACTCCCAACATTGAGTGACTTACTCAAGGACAAAGTTGCAGAGAAGGTCTCTGATCCTTTAACTCATCCATTACTCACTTATTCATTAACTTTACTCATGAGTGTTACTGGTCATGAGGAAAGAGGAATCAAGTCTTGCACTACAATCACACAAACCAAAAAGTAACTTAAAAAGGCCAAAGATGAAATGAAACATTTATGGATTGTTGCAACATTGTGGAGTAAATCAGGATATGTGAGTCAGAACTGTGAAGATCTAAAAGAACAAATGTGATTCTGGGTGGAGGAGCGATTAGCCTGCTGTTTGACAGAAAACTGATCCCTAGAAATGTGGCCTAAAAATATACATTGCTCTATTTATTTTCCTGCCTCGCAAAGCAACTGGTAGGCTTGACATTAACTTTGACCCTTAACATCCCCAGCCCCCAAACTCATTCATGGGTTTCACCATATAGTGAGAACCAGGGAACCATTTCCAACATGTCTCTCAGAGATTGGTTTACATAGGTCTAGATCTAGGAACTCATTCGTTTTTTTTCAGACCATTACTGGAGATTAACTAACCCATAATTTGGCTAATGTTTGTCCAAAGAGTCAAAGTAGGGAATCAGAGTATTTTTACACAAGTTTTTATAGGCCACTATAATTTACTTAAGACAAAACGGTGTCAATAAGtaaataataaaatatttcaaAGTAATTTATCAACTAACATGTGCAATTCCTCATTCAGTTTACCATTCTGTGTGTGAACAAGGGAGATCCAGAAGGGTGGATTAGTGCTGGGATTTCATTAAACATATTCCTTTCGAGGACAACATAAGTGCTTTTGCCCATATTCTTTGTTTCTAAGAGGTTCAACTGAAAATATTATTGAGTATTGTGGGTTTCACTTCTGACTAATACAATGTCAATGAGGTCTTACAAACATGCACCATTACAACAGGTATATGAACAAGCCTGCTCTAAAGCAGAGGATAATTTATGTAGTGTGTAGCCCACTGAAATTCTATTTAAGGACATTCTATTTATTGCATAGGGGCCAAAGCTTTGGTATGCAACGAGTCTCTATCAGATTTCATACAATAGACCCTGTCTGTTTACAGGGTTAAATATTGGGAAATGTGAGGTATTAAAGAAAACTGGGTTAATCTAACTCCTGATGTGGTTTCTTTATTCTTCCCTCAAGGTATATGGCAAGCTGCTGCTGCAAATGTTATCTATGAGACAAATAATGGGTAAATTAATTTAGCAAAAGTGTATTATGGCTTCCATAGTATGGCTATCAGTTGCCAAAGTATTGCTTGTATAGGTGCATGTATTTATAGGTGTTATACTTTCCAGAGGTTGACAACTCATATTGGTTATAACCTAGTCAATATAGCCATCTATTTCAACGTTGACCTGTGTTATATTCTATAGCCTACATAATTATAAGCTACTCTCAACCTCACAATCATTGTTGAATTTTTGAACGTGCATTTAtagggataaaaaaaaaacgtacCTGGTTCATACTTGAGGTAGAGTATGGACACGATGTAATAAGCAAGATCAAAAACTGGAAACATTCCAATTTTTGAGAAAGTTTGGGCAACATCGCCCAAATTGAGGACTCCCAACACGTCCATGATTTAAAATGTATAACCCTAAAGCATGTATTTTATATGATCACTGCGTAACGATAATGTCAGTTGTCCCGCGACCCGCCACTAAGCCCCTCGTCTTCACGAGTAAAAACTGACACTCAAGCCAACCTATTAATATACCTCATCTGCACAGCCTTATAATTTGTTCTCGGCCGGTCGTTTTTTCTAAGCCAACAGGTTTTATATAACTCCATTTAAAGGACTTCCCAAACTCGTCGCTGCTGTTGAAAAATTACAGATAGGCTTTTCTTTTCGAATCCCGATTTTTTTAATCAGATATGCATCGCTATAAATTATTGAATCAAATCTTTGAAGGTCAGCTGGCCTAAGAAAGATATTGACGATGTACTGTAGTGCTCTGCAAATAacacaaagacaaagagagagacaagtgaAAGGACAGACGATGCGCATGACACTATGCGGTTTATTTTACTATTACACGTTTTTATATAGGCCTAAATCGTGGGTAGCCTAATTTAATTGCCATTGGACCCTGATGTGAAAAATCGGTACTGAATCGTATGGATATGCTTATAGAAACTATGACATATTAATATGTGTCTTTCTTTAGAAATACAATTCCACTGACTGGATCTGGTGGCCAACAATAAAGCCATTTGCAATACACAGGCtaaattatacaacgggtgggtctaattctgaatgctgattggttaaaaccgcattccagccggtgacTATTTCACAAGTTACCGCtgggctaaatctatgacgtcaAAATGTTGATtcactctgttccatctcactacgcaatccactgtctcgtcAACCCTGGAAatgtataaacttgatctccactataaaaagcatctagatattatctcccatttcttttTGCAATACATACGCTAAAATTGAATATAATAAATGTATTATATTCATGGAACCTCGGTATTTTAACTGGCCTAATGATGAGAAACGTAGGGTCTATTTAACTGAAAACCTAAAACGTAATTTAATTCCTCGAAGACTCCTCAAGTTTATTGGATGAGGGTGGTGCTTGATTGTTTCCATTCATTCCCCTCTACGGtcacatgtgtcaaactcattctacgaagggccgagtgtctgcgggtattcgctcctcccttgtacttgattgacgAATTAAGGTCTCTAATTAGcaaagaactcccctcacctagTCTAGGTCTTAaatgaaagaagaaaaaaaacctaggccctccatggaatgagtttgacacccctgcccaaCGTGATTGATCATATTTCTAATGTGGCTTTCTCTTCAAAACGTTTTCTCTACTGAACATAACCCAGAATTTCCCTTCAGCCTTTTGACACTATTTTGATGACGTTTACGGAAGTTATAGCGCCTCTGATGTGGACAAAATGATCGGGGATCTCTTGATATTCGGGTAATGTTCTCCTTTTTAAAATTGTGTTATTGAAACAAATCAACGACTTAATGAAAAGATGaatgctatttaaaaaaaataggtaATGTGATATTAAGCAATAGTGGTATTTTGTTTCAACCAGCCAGTGTGTAGTTTGATTGTTGTTCTTAGCAAGCTAACGCttagcaggcgtaaaagaaagCTAACTACTACCAGCTACGCCTGTGTGGCTGAGCAAGCCTAGTTAGTTATTTTCTTTGCCAGCtcactaatgttagctagctacagtagcccaGTTTAGACTTGCTTCGTGACAAAGTTGGAGGTCTGTGCCATGGCATGTGCTTCATTAGAAGTGATCATTTCTAGTTGTCTGTGTCCTCCTTTTTAGGACCTTACTCATGAATGCTGGTGCTGTGTTAAACTTCAAACTGTGAGTATGATACAATTTGAGTCTTACCCTGAAGACGTTGTGCATGTGTAACCGGTACTGTAGCTCTGCGCTGTGTGTGATTGATTGAGACTAAAGACGTTGACTTCAGAGATCAGTTTGTTTTATTGTATCAGAGTTCTCTATCCTGCAtccaaaataaaatacaaaacatttgtagagcataAATAGGTCCTGCCAATCGtcgcctctctcgctctcctactGCATCAAAATTATTTGAAAATAGAAAAGTGAGTACAGCCTCTCCTTGTACATTGTGTTGATACATTACATTTTACATATGTGGTTTTATCTAACTGCATCCAAAAGAAGacaaaacatttgtagagcacatacgTTCTGCCAATCGTCGCCTCTCTGTACAACAGACGGACAATACAAAGGACTGGGATTAGTCGAGGACCTtgccatcgttcacacatacaataccttagctagctagtAACCACATGTTACATTCAGAATGTTAATatcatcctaaaaagtacaattacatcttgacaataccatccacttatgagtaaactatacatcattattcatgaacaaaacactgACTTTATGCTTAATCTAACTTTTTTTCTGAAGATGACAGAAAAAGAATACCTACCTCTCCTAGTGCATCAGTTATTTGAGCACGAGCACACAGGGCAAAATATAAGTATGCGCTCTCCTAATTCCCCAGgatgcaggaatgcgtaataacAAATCAACATGCTATATtaatatatgaacctggtgaaattcaaAGTATTATAACAACTGATACACTGGTAACAGACAATATTGCTCAACCATGTATTTTTACTAGCTCATCAATACAAGACAAACAACACTGTCCTCtattacagaaagagaaaggagacgCATGGAGGATTTGAAGATGAACCTCGTGGACCAACTACAGGTGTGTAATACATGACAGTGTATTAAAAACCTCACCCGTGAGAACTTCACAGGGTAACTATCCATGAAAAAGTACGGACACTTAAGTGGTCTGCATTGAGAGAGATAACATTAGGCTGCAGGCAGCTATGGCTGATGTTTCTGCATTGTTTGTATACCTTCCCCTCTGCCTTTGAGTCAGACTGAAGCATGATTGGTACGCTGCATTGCATGATGGACAGTAGCCCAATATTGGACTAAAGGAGCCTAACCTTAATCCTTATAGTTCTAGGAGTTTACATGTTCTCTTTTGAGGCGAATTGTCTCTGGCAACCAAAACATCCACATACTCCATCTAAATGTGAATTGATTCTCATTTGCTgtacggttctagaaacataaaacgctctactttcatatcacatcaaattAATTTCACAAACGCAAAATATACTTGCTGTACACTGTTTTAACAGTTGCAtccaacagtatttttcagtgacaacatgTTTGTGGTGTCAGTCTTccgtttacacacaggtgttcggcgacgcagatagctaattagcacaggtagtcGACTCTCTTCCGTCTGTTTTCCTTAAACAAGCGATGTAAAATGGGAATATGGCCATGTGGGAACTCTAACCCTTTTAAAGGTGTGTGTAATAATTTACCTTTTTGGGGAAAATTATTTCTTGCGGATATGAAAGGTAAGTTCCTTTCCAAAACCGTACTGCAAGCGATGTGTGTTTAACGTTTAGAGCAAGCGTCGGGactcttaacaaaactcccccagCCAGAAGATACTATCGTCAATAGGCAATAACGGTAGTTAGCATCTATAAACAGGCTAGATGGACCAATAAAACACAACGAAGGGCTGAAATTATGTCATGGCGTATTTGTTTTAGGTGACAACATCAGGGAGTTCCTCCTGAGTCTACGTTACTTCCGGATCTTCATTGCCTTATGGAACATCTTCATGATGTTTTGCATGATTCTGTAAGTATCTGCCATCTTAGAGGCTAAtctacttaagcaataaggcccgagggggtgtggtgtatatggccaatataccacggctaagtgtTCTTCCGCACAATTGGCCATATGCCACAatcccctgaggtgccttattgctattataaactggttaccaacgtaattacaagagtaaaaatgttttgtcatacctgtggtatatggtctgatataccacagctttcagccaatctgcattcagggctcaaaccactcAGTTTATAATAGTAATGTTCACACTGAGGTGCTTCTGTGCTTCAAAAGGTATACTCCTTATTGACTATAATGTATTTATTGCCCATATCTATTACACTTACAGATTGTTTGGATCATGATCAACTTCGTTGTTGGATTGGGGACCCCTGCTGAAAAATTAAACAAATATTCAATCTTTTTCGAGTTGATACTTTGATGGGTTGCTCTTGTGTCAGATCCTGTGACCATTCTGTGCATTTACCTTGTATTTATATATCTCAATGTCTTGCCTGTAATTTTCAGTAAGCAGATTATTCTGCACAATAACACTTACTACTACATGTATAAGTTAGTTAAAACACATTTGTACATGTTATATTTGGACCTCCATGTTTATTCAACTGTAAATATACGAAACATTGGACTCTTGGCTGTTCTCTTCATAATTTTCTGTTCCTTTCAGGCTTTTACTATCTTATTTGGGTTGCTGACCTGTTATTTATAGTCCTAATTTTCTTCTAAAACTTGTGAATACAATGAGAAAATATGTAAATCCCCAACCATTTTagacatgtttgatgtgtttctTACATAGGCCTTCTGATGTTACCAGCAGTCAGACTTCAATTCATCGTTGTGTACTTTTGTCACATCTATAACCTAGTTCTGTATAATAAACCTTTACTCTGAAATGCACCTGGTGTTTTCAGCATACCTTTTTTCCTTTTCTATTCCGGTATTTGAGTAGTGTTTCAGTGATTCTCGACCTTAGTTGGTTGCTGTACTTAATCGTGTATTTAACACTCACTCACCTGTGTAAGCATGTAAAACATTTGTGTATTAAGTCTTCATTCAATTAAATGAGCATAGGCCTATATAGGCTACAGTTTCGACATTTATCAGAATGTATTTTTTGGGCTCTACTGTTCATGCTAAATGTATTGAATTGAGACTACATAATGTTTAGTCTAAGACTAGATGCCCTCCCATGGctacgcccctgcccagtcatgtggaatgcatagattggggcctaatgcatttatttcaattgactgatttccatatgATCTGTAATTCCGTAAAATCGTCAATTGTTTACGTTACTGTTCAGtatacatacagaataataaGAACTGCTCTGAGACAACGTTGTCCAGCTAGTGTTTGGTTACACATCCATACTGCAATATGATAACCCAGTAATGAAACTGAAGGTATACAAAAAATATCTCCTTATGTTGATACATTTCCATTCAGTCGATGGCAGTGTACGTGGTGACATCTGACGTCTCTGTGTTACAACATTTCCCACCATGCACCAGGAGAGCGTtttttcaacagcagagaaacCGATGTTGAAAGACCACTGCCACAGCGGTGGCTACTGCCGAAGAGGCAGTTGGACACATGAGTATTCGGAAGATCCTCTCTCTGGAGACAGTTATTCATTGCAAAATACATGAATACACCTGGACAAAAAAATAAAGCCCCATAGAATATGGGGCTTTATTTACTAACACATCTCCCAAAAGGCCTGTGAGTGTCTAAGTCACCCACCCGTCTTTTCGGAGGATTCCTCGCCCTCGTCTACTGTACTGATCCGCACCACTGCCAGGCAATGACTTCGGCTACGGCAACTCCGCAGGAGATGAGAG
This window of the Oncorhynchus clarkii lewisi isolate Uvic-CL-2024 chromosome 1, UVic_Ocla_1.0, whole genome shotgun sequence genome carries:
- the LOC139371007 gene encoding trimeric intracellular cation channel type A-like, producing the protein MDVLGVLNLGDVAQTFSKIGMFPVFDLAYYIVSILYLKYEPGSVEVARKSPVASWLCAMLYCFASYILADVLLGGCPLDYFQYNSHILLASIIWYLIFFCPLNLFYKCVAFLPVKLVLVALKEVVRARKIAAGVHHAHHAYHNGFLIMVIIGYVKGSGVALISNFEQLLRGVWSPDTNEILNMSFPTKASLYGAILFTLQEAHLLPVSKSTLICLFTLFMATTKVILTARHSHGSPFILIESWVCHLLFGSPLGGGEEEHHATLAPAPVAPVSPVKTKEELGEGTRKRKSKKAE
- the LOC139371059 gene encoding small integral membrane protein 7, producing the protein MIGDLLIFGTLLMNAGAVLNFKLKRKETHGGFEDEPRGPTTGDNIREFLLSLRYFRIFIALWNIFMMFCMILLFGS